CTACAAGCCATGCTGCGGGCAACTGCCACTCGTGCTATGGGTCGATCGCAAGGCCAAAGCCTAGAATTGCAGTGGCAGTACTGGCTACAACCAGCAAATTTTGGAACAGCTATAAGTGAAGTAATACGTACTGTGCTACACAAGCCAGCATCTGATATtatcaagaaaatttcaagCGAGcaataattgagttaattgaGCGATAATACAGTGCAAAGAAGAATTGATGAAATAGCTCAAGATGTTGAAGATTCATTGTGtgggtatttaaaaacatctcGGTTTTCTATTCAACTTGATGAGTCAACTTTGTTAGGAAATGATGCTTAACTTTTAGCATACAAAGGAAGAACAAGAATTATTTGCAGATATTAAAGGAGAATCAATATTTCATGTTTTGGatgagttttttaaaaaaaaggttCATCCTTCTCATTAAGATCAATTCGaatgttttaacttttttgtaggCATTACCTTTCTatataagaaagaaaataaaaaacttcttacttgctaacaaattttttttgaaaatttcgagCCAATAAGCTCATCCTCAGCCGAATTGTCAAAATCACTATTATACAGTATAAAGATTTTAACTCTTATTGTTCGTGCATTGTGTTGTgtcttttaattataaatagtaaacattttttattcatgtaGTGTAAGGATTAtgcaaatgtttcaaatacaagtgTCTTTGTTAattgtggcgcattttttggcgatatttgcttgtttgtattgttttttgtttcgttgctatggcaaccaacgttgttattttaaatgggatgcgtATATTTTCTTTGCACACTTTCATAGAGGATAAATCCCTCTAAGCGATGAACatatatcaaatcatatgatTGTATATGAAAAGAATCGAGAAGAAACGCGTTTTCTGAAAATACTaaatcagcaaattacaatcaaagtaggtgccgaaataacgccgttgacaactttaaatgtcaaaaaaatgacaatttttgttgtgtaGTTTGTATATCCGGGTAAATATTATGGAACAGTGTACAAACTTCACCTTGACTGTGTTTTCTTTCACAGTACCTATAcacatcattaatatttagatTCTTAATTGCGCCATATTTGTTTGAACTGTCAATTGTTtaacatttaaagctgtcaacaGCGTTATTTCCGCGCCTACTTTGACTGTACAAAAAACAATGTAAGCAAGCAAATATAATGCGTCACAATTAATACAGAATTTTTGGGCGCtgagtaatattttttctggAAAGGCCAAATAAGTTTAGGAACTTAATTTGTAGTAACTGAAATATGTTTTAGGATTTATAATCAGagtatttaataattgttgatttttatccAGAAAAtcctaattaaaaaaaaaaaattgtcagtTATAGTATTATATcactttattatcattttttttgttgaatttatcTACAATacataattaagaaaatacaTTTAGGAGAGCCAGTGTTTCGCtacaatatattaaaaatataaactattTTCCTAAACACGTGGAATGTACACTTgttaaaattccaaatttaCAAGTtacacaaaattaacaaatacaaaaaaaatttaaagaagcACTGCTAACttgtaaatttgaaataatgagCTAAATATTCATACGCTTGTCGACGAACAAAGAAAGAATCTTGGCAACAACCTCAAGATGAAGGCAgtgcatttttttttgtttagaatcaatggaaaatttaatgattgaGTTTTCACCAAGATTTTTACTATGTATATTAACAAGGTATTGGTTAAAGGTCAATActgttttacatttttatattagtcctatttaataatatatttacttCAATTCATTTATCCAAATTATAGATTAAAGAATGTTGaataaaaagtatatataagaaagttgtttcaaattaatagatatttattgtatcaaaaagaGTAAGACACTGTTtgtattaatacttttttcttaaaatttctggcaaacaaatttttagttGAGTACATAGATTAGGGTATATCATAAGCATTTTCTTATTTCTGGCGGAAATGTGGAACACTTAATTAATATTGCACATAATAGAACAAAAGCATTAATAGgatattaaataacaatatatttttcaattttaagtgtttttttttaaatatgtaattaTATTTATCACATAATTTGTCGCATTAAAtataattcatataaaattaaaattgaaaaagttacATTTCTAAATTgagatcaaaaataaatttctgttATAGAACTTCTTGGTAtcaaacttaattatttttggtaaacaTATTTCTGCTATTAACATAAAGGTACAagatttaatatttctttgatttttaattttaaacacttttttttgaGATTCCGTACTTACAGGACTTTGTCagtcaatgttttaaaataataaaataatcaataaggaatgttaatttcatttttaaatactcCAGTCTACTTATCTCATTACAGCTTATGCTTCATGCTCGTTACTATTAATTCCAATGAGCGCTTCCGTTTGTTCTGCTGAAAACTCAGGAAATCGAAGTCTATATCTTCAAAAAAagacacaattttttaatcaaaacgaTGCTTAGTTAATTATTACCTGTTGCGTCTCCGACAAATTGTAGTATACACCAACCTTAACGTATTATAAACAGGATCCCAATTCTCATAGTGCGACAAAATCGACACGAAGACGAATGCTAAAGCAATAGGGACGGTTCCCACGTAAAATAAATACTggtaagaaatttttttgacgaTCACATCAGCGAACATCGTCATGGGTATGGTTAAACTTATCGCTATAGTTGCTATTAACGAAGATGTTAAGAAACAACCcctaaaattttaagttattttaaattaattctaataaaattaacaattttaatttaccatAACCAAAGTACTTCTGAAACAACGGTGCCAAATAAACCGTtcattaataagaaaattaattggtGTTTTGTTGGCCATTCGAACGTTTCGTATTCGGAATAATGTAATATGAAAAATATCGgccataaaagaaaaatattaaataatccTACAAAtcctacaaaaaaatttattttaacttattttttttaaggttgttggaatttaccaaaaaataatGGTATATCCATTTTATCTTCATGATCGACATGCATTCGAAGAAAAACAATGTACGCGGCATAAAAAAACGCGCTTAGTATCGATAAAGAAACTCCATGTGGTACCCTGTGTTGCATCATTATATCTGTATAACTTACCAAAAcctaagcaaaaaaaaattgttgattaaaaataaataaattgatgaGAAAAGTTTTTACCGTTCCAGATATACTTAAACATACACATACTAATTTTGAGAGGGTAAACTTATCATTGGATGTTGATGGAAACATTGCCGCTAAAGCTAATGTAAAAAGACTAGAAGTGGAAGACAGAACATTTACGACACCTGCTTCTGTGTCAGCTAACGCTAATTGATAAGTATAATTAGCACAAAACcactataaaaaaatacgcattacttaaaatcaacaaatattttttgttatatttactAGAAGACAAAATCCAAAAGctaattttgctattttttcaAGAGGTAACCTTGAAGCTGCTCTCCTAGCAAGATCACTAGCTCGCACACTTGCTTGATAAGATAACCTCGCAAGTAAAGCTTCTGTAGCAACTTCATCAGACATTTGCCTCACCTCAGCTAATTTACTAAATCTAACCGATCTTACGGATGTAGCATCACTGTCTGAGCTAGATACAAGCTCTGAGCCATCAGGAGTTTTTAATGGAATGTACGTAGGTGtactctaaaaaaaaattgcgtataacttttataaattAGAGTAAAACTTCGATGTAACGGACTAATTAACTatttgaatgaataattttaatgcacataAATTCGGACACCTATTCACACCGTTGCATTCAGTTCAGCtggctttatatttatatcaagggttaaaaaaaaagtagtttTCGCCATTTTCTCCCGAATGGTGATGAATTGGCCAGAACCAAAACATGACTCGAATATATAACCGATATTATTCAGTCGATAACCAGAAAATGGATGGCAGTAAAGAACATAGCACCCGACAGACCATTGGCAGAAACATCCACAAATGTTCCCTGCATAGACGTACAAAAACTTCCAGAAAGACTGGAAAGAGTTCACGTGGTGTGCAGCAGAAAGATGGTGGGTCAAAACGAAAATCAcgcaaaatttgcaataaaggATGTATAGTGTGTGCATTAGCCACGAAtgctaaataaattaattacatataTTAACAGTTCACATAACGGGCACATCTGGAGATTCCAGATTTCTGGAAAGTAGATTCCAGCACCGATTTTCGGTTAATGTGTGGGGAGGAATCATCGAAAATGTTGTCCTGGGACCGAAAACCTTTGATGGAACATTGACCAATCAAATTTACAGGTCTAGAAGAATCCATACTTCTTGCAGATATTCCTTTGAACGTGCGTAATAGGATATGGTTTGTCCATGACGGGTGTCCTGCACACTATGGAAGGGTCGTAACCGACTTTTTGAACACTGCGTTTCCAAACGGGTGGAGAGGGCAGAATGGAGCTGTCACATGGCCCCCGCGCTCGCCGGACCTGACCACTCTTGACTTTTTCTTTTAGGGCTATGTTATGGAGCCGGCTACCAAAGAAGAACTGGTAGGTATAATCCATCAAGCATTTCAGGAAGTTCGTGGAAACATGGAAAATGTCAACTGGATAGGAGAACTTAGTCAAAGAGCAGAGTTATGCATGGCAGTCTAGGGTCGCCATCTTCAGCAGctttaatcaattaatgatCGCTATGCTTTTGTTTGTTTATGGCATTGTTTGgtcattaaaatcattaaaactttACACTTTCTGCTAATTACTGTAGAAGTAAGACAGTAATTTAAGTTATCCCatatatcaaaaacgattGAAAATTGGACCTATGTTGACATTGTTCAAGAAGAATTGTTCACGAGAAGTACGTAATGTAGCACTAGAGGAAGaagtttttaattgaattgagAACTCTCCCGGAACCAGTACAAGAAAAATTGCTCAACAATTAAACGTAAGCCATTCTAGCGTGTTTAGgattttaaaagaacaacttttgtatcctTATCATCTGCAAAGCGTTCAAGTGTTCTTactgaatttttcaaaagaatCCATCAGAAATTTTCATAGTAATCACATATGGGCTGAAGAAAATCCACATAAAATTGTTGAatccaattttcattaaatgtgTGGCTTGGTGtcattaacaattatttaattggaCCATATTTTCTTCCAATGAGATTAAATGGAGACTTCTTGATGACGTTTCGATAGAAATCAGGCGAGAATTATGGTACTTGCATGATGGAGCGCCAGCGCATTTTAGTATTAACGCTCGTAGCTACTTAGACGAAGTTTATACAAGATAAGCCGCGCAGATCTTCAGAATTGGCCAGCCAAATCTTCGGAATTAAATCCATTAGATTTCTTTGGGGTTTTCTTAAAACCCTGGTTTATTCAACTCCTGTTGAAACTGTCAATGGGCACTATGAGCAATAAGCGCTGTTAGCTG
This genomic stretch from Onthophagus taurus isolate NC chromosome 7, IU_Otau_3.0, whole genome shotgun sequence harbors:
- the LOC111419403 gene encoding solute carrier family 35 member F5 isoform X1, with product MEAEPVLTRLQRLVLGSFILILVDIIWVSSSELTKYIYHNETFEKPFFCTYIKTSMFTLYLIGLCFWKPWQEHCYRPSHYMFLDVEEDDNFYSEANTSLSTPTYIPLKTPDGSELVSSSDSDATSVRSVRFSKLAEVRQMSDEVATEALLARLSYQASVRASDLARRAASRLPLEKIAKLAFGFCLLWFCANYTYQLALADTEAGVVNVLSSTSSLFTLALAAMFPSTSNDKFTLSKLVCVCLSISGTVLVSYTDIMMQHRVPHGVSLSILSAFFYAAYIVFLRMHVDHEDKMDIPLFFGFVGLFNIFLLWPIFFILHYSEYETFEWPTKHQLIFLLMNGLFGTVVSEVLWLWGCFLTSSLIATIAISLTIPMTMFADVIVKKISYQYLFYVGTVPIALAFVFVSILSHYENWDPVYNTLRLVYTTICRRRNRYRLRFPEFSAEQTEALIGINSNEHEA
- the LOC111419403 gene encoding solute carrier family 35 member F5 isoform X2, which encodes MEAEPVLTRLQRLVLGSFILILVDIIWVSSSELTKYIYHNETFEKPFFCTYIKTSMFTLYLIGLCFWKPWQEHCYRPSHYMFLDVEEDDNFYSEANTSLSTPTYIPLKTPDGSELVSSSDSDATSVRSVRFSKLAEVRQMSDEVATEALLARLSYQASVRASDLARRAASRLPLEKIAKLAFGFCLLWFCANYTYQLALADTEAGVVNVLSSTSSLFTLALAAMFPSTSNDKFTLSKLVCVCLSISGTVLVSYTDIMMQHRVPHGVSLSILSAFFYAAYIVFLRMHVDHEDKMDIPLFFGFVGLFNIFLLWPIFFILHYSEYETFEWPTKHQLIFLLMNGLFGTVVSEVLWLWGCFLTSSLIATIAISLTIPMTMFADVIVKKISYQYLFYVGTVPIALAFVFVSILSHYENWDPVYNTLRLVYTTICRRRNRLRFPEFSAEQTEALIGINSNEHEA